A part of Spiribacter vilamensis genomic DNA contains:
- the fur gene encoding ferric iron uptake transcriptional regulator, which translates to MVTQARPVSHIPWEISHESDELRRAGLKATAPRLKILRILAGRERAHLAAEEVYQRLHDDGEDIGLATVYRVLTQFAEAGIVIRHNFDSDRAVFELNSGIQHDHLVCVDCGKVEEFKDRVIERRQADVAAVSGYQLQSHSLILYGRCPDCAKAARREGETTP; encoded by the coding sequence ATGGTAACTCAAGCCCGTCCCGTCTCACACATTCCCTGGGAAATCAGCCACGAGTCGGATGAGCTCCGCCGCGCGGGACTGAAGGCCACGGCGCCGCGACTCAAGATCCTGCGCATCCTCGCGGGTCGCGAGCGTGCGCACCTGGCCGCCGAAGAGGTCTACCAGCGTCTGCACGACGACGGCGAGGATATCGGGCTCGCCACGGTCTATCGTGTGCTCACCCAGTTCGCCGAGGCCGGCATTGTCATTCGGCATAATTTCGACAGCGATCGGGCGGTGTTCGAGCTCAACTCGGGCATTCAGCACGATCACCTGGTCTGCGTCGATTGCGGCAAGGTGGAGGAATTCAAGGATCGGGTCATCGAGCGCCGCCAGGCGGATGTCGCGGCGGTCTCCGGTTACCAGCTGCAGAGCCATTCGCTCATCCTCTACGGCCGCTGTCCGGACTGCGCGAAGGCGGCACGTCGCGAGGGCGAGACGACGCCGTAG
- a CDS encoding RnfH family protein codes for MVNKPMITVEVAYALPSDQRLISLDLPSGATAREAIQQSGLLAEFPGLDPAESGIGIFSQPVDLDTALNDGDRVEIYRPLQIDPKAQRRARARTQRESRQG; via the coding sequence ATGGTCAACAAACCGATGATCACCGTCGAAGTAGCCTATGCGCTCCCGTCGGACCAGCGTTTGATCAGCCTCGACCTGCCATCCGGGGCCACCGCCCGCGAGGCGATCCAGCAATCCGGACTGCTCGCCGAGTTTCCCGGTCTCGATCCGGCGGAATCGGGGATCGGGATCTTCTCGCAGCCGGTTGACCTCGATACCGCCCTCAATGACGGAGATCGGGTGGAAATCTACCGCCCGTTGCAAATCGATCCGAAGGCGCAACGCCGAGCGCGGGCTCGAACGCAGCGCGAGTCTCGGCAGGGCTAA
- a CDS encoding sensor domain-containing diguanylate cyclase — protein MSLNLRTKFFEIAIEQTDFPVCITTAVLDPPGPTTLHVNEAFIRLTGHPRGALIGATPRLHQGPATDRTELDRLREDLAAGEVFNGVVWNIRRDGTNYQVEWCVVPLRSGDGDIDHFASVQRDITHGSESRQMLMDETERMRALLQSAMLEDPEDEIEERGYNAEVSRDQAQAILKSSPVGVAFIDHRRRIQQVNPALERLLGYTASEMVGFDTSRFYADKAGFERVGAEVYPAMAAGEAYEIIVDLQRSDGTIITVSMKGQQVGSSTKEGNIWVLQDVTQQHARERSLRTYQAVFESSRDAVVFTAEDGCFTHVNPTAMALFEVPDRATFLREFNTPAGLSPVFQPDGRRSEDSASTLLREAFDKGEVLFEWQYQTRTGRTFPAEVLLSRVDLGDQSILEANIRDLTEKRAAMDALQRARDRAEAYFEAVPVLVMVIDMWGQITEINQAGCELLGLPREEIIGTGWFDRFVPSDEALRLRNTFQALRAGDTKLTEYIENRIVTASGLERIVAFRNVLLRDDAGEVLSILASGVDITQQRETEADLEHRATHDPLTGVFNRRRMSELIDAEIERVERYGQRTNDAFSAILFDVDHFKSVNDRYGHDVGDSVLKELVAVASQRLRDVDSLCRWGGEEFLVLLPATPQADAYGVAEALRCRVAETEFSGVGRITISLGVAAFDDRATRQQFLKRVDNRAYAAKHSGRNCVR, from the coding sequence ATGTCCCTGAATTTGCGAACTAAATTCTTCGAAATCGCCATTGAGCAGACCGACTTCCCCGTATGTATTACGACGGCGGTGCTGGACCCGCCCGGGCCGACCACACTGCACGTCAACGAGGCGTTCATCCGCCTGACGGGTCATCCCCGCGGGGCATTGATCGGCGCCACGCCGCGCCTCCACCAGGGACCGGCGACGGATCGCACTGAACTCGACCGATTGAGGGAGGACCTCGCGGCGGGTGAGGTTTTCAACGGCGTCGTCTGGAACATTCGCCGCGACGGGACAAACTATCAAGTAGAGTGGTGTGTTGTTCCCCTGCGCTCCGGCGATGGAGACATCGATCACTTTGCATCGGTCCAGCGCGATATCACCCACGGTTCGGAGTCCCGTCAGATGCTGATGGATGAGACCGAGCGCATGCGCGCGCTCCTGCAATCGGCGATGCTCGAAGATCCCGAAGACGAGATCGAGGAGCGTGGCTACAACGCTGAGGTTAGCCGTGATCAGGCGCAGGCGATTCTGAAAAGCTCACCGGTGGGTGTCGCCTTCATCGATCACCGGCGTCGTATTCAGCAGGTCAATCCCGCGCTCGAGCGGCTTCTTGGCTACACGGCGAGTGAGATGGTCGGTTTTGATACGAGCCGCTTTTATGCGGACAAGGCCGGATTCGAGCGTGTGGGTGCCGAAGTCTACCCGGCCATGGCGGCGGGTGAGGCTTACGAGATCATCGTGGATCTGCAACGCTCTGACGGCACCATCATTACGGTCTCAATGAAAGGCCAGCAAGTCGGTTCCTCGACGAAAGAGGGCAATATATGGGTCTTGCAGGATGTGACCCAACAGCACGCACGTGAACGCTCGCTGCGGACCTATCAGGCCGTTTTCGAGAGCTCCCGGGATGCAGTGGTATTCACCGCGGAAGACGGCTGTTTCACGCATGTTAACCCGACAGCGATGGCGCTCTTCGAGGTACCGGACCGCGCCACATTCCTGCGGGAATTCAATACCCCCGCCGGGTTGTCGCCGGTGTTTCAGCCCGATGGTCGGCGCTCCGAAGATAGCGCAAGCACGCTGCTTCGGGAGGCCTTCGATAAGGGTGAAGTCCTGTTCGAGTGGCAATACCAGACCCGGACGGGGCGAACGTTTCCCGCCGAGGTCCTCCTCAGTCGTGTTGATCTGGGCGATCAGTCGATTCTCGAGGCGAACATCCGTGATCTCACGGAGAAGAGAGCGGCGATGGATGCGCTCCAGCGGGCCCGGGATCGTGCCGAGGCGTATTTCGAAGCCGTTCCAGTCCTGGTCATGGTCATCGACATGTGGGGACAGATCACCGAGATCAATCAGGCCGGTTGCGAGCTGCTCGGTCTCCCGCGCGAGGAGATTATCGGGACCGGCTGGTTCGATCGGTTCGTACCCTCGGATGAGGCGCTCCGATTGAGGAATACGTTTCAGGCATTGCGGGCAGGCGATACAAAGCTGACCGAATATATTGAGAATCGAATTGTTACGGCAAGCGGCCTGGAGCGGATCGTCGCCTTCCGCAATGTGTTGCTCAGGGATGATGCGGGCGAGGTCTTGAGCATTCTTGCCTCTGGCGTGGATATCACCCAGCAGCGCGAGACCGAGGCCGATCTTGAGCATCGCGCGACGCATGACCCGCTCACCGGAGTGTTTAACCGGCGACGCATGAGCGAGCTGATCGACGCGGAAATAGAGCGCGTTGAACGATACGGCCAGCGCACTAACGACGCGTTCAGTGCAATCCTGTTCGACGTGGACCACTTTAAATCGGTCAACGATCGCTACGGGCATGACGTGGGCGATTCGGTGCTAAAGGAACTGGTTGCCGTGGCGAGTCAGCGGCTGCGAGATGTGGATAGCCTCTGTCGCTGGGGTGGAGAGGAGTTCCTTGTTTTGCTACCCGCTACCCCTCAGGCGGACGCGTATGGCGTCGCCGAGGCGCTGCGTTGCCGGGTCGCCGAGACCGAATTTAGCGGAGTGGGCCGGATCACCATCAGCCTGGGCGTCGCGGCTTTCGATGACCGGGCCACACGGCAGCAGTTCCTCAAGCGTGTCGACAATAGAGCCTATGCCGCGAAACACAGCGGGCGTAATTGCGTCCGCTAA
- a CDS encoding type II toxin-antitoxin system YafQ family toxin: MWEIFEHRRVAKNLAAAPVEVQKRYEKWKDIVAISGPQGLRHIRGFNDEALSGRWKGFRSSRLNIQYRVIYRVEKDQVLVEVEKVTPHDYRRN; encoded by the coding sequence ATGTGGGAGATATTCGAGCACAGGAGAGTGGCGAAAAACCTGGCGGCAGCGCCTGTCGAGGTCCAGAAGCGGTACGAGAAATGGAAAGATATTGTCGCCATCTCGGGACCTCAGGGGCTGCGCCACATTCGGGGTTTCAACGACGAAGCTTTGTCCGGTAGATGGAAAGGATTTCGGTCGTCGCGACTCAATATCCAGTACCGCGTCATCTACCGAGTGGAAAAAGATCAGGTGCTTGTAGAAGTTGAGAAGGTAACTCCCCACGATTACAGGAGGAATTGA
- a CDS encoding helix-turn-helix transcriptional regulator, translating into MSEYRKAKKRMEVSVGESVRILRELQEMSQNGLASATGISQSTISAIENGRVRLGVDRAKVLARALHCHPAVLVFPGWDVEGESAA; encoded by the coding sequence ATGAGCGAGTATCGTAAAGCCAAGAAGCGGATGGAAGTTTCTGTTGGTGAGTCAGTCCGCATCCTGCGTGAACTGCAGGAGATGAGTCAGAATGGATTGGCTAGCGCTACCGGAATATCTCAATCCACCATCTCTGCCATAGAGAATGGTCGCGTTCGTCTCGGTGTAGACCGTGCCAAGGTTCTGGCGCGGGCTTTGCATTGTCACCCTGCGGTCCTCGTGTTTCCTGGTTGGGATGTCGAGGGCGAGTCAGCCGCATAA
- a CDS encoding type II toxin-antitoxin system RatA family toxin produces MTTVSRSAIVRYSAHQMFDLVDDVERYEDFLPWVKRSHERERSEDRVVGELLFSKAGFEKSFVTRNHRHPGKRIEIRLVEGPFRHLEGVWRFEPMGDGACKVSVDLEFEFSSRLLAMAFGKVFTQVAGTLVDSFVTRANACYGPR; encoded by the coding sequence ATGACCACCGTTTCACGCTCCGCCATCGTCAGGTATTCCGCGCACCAGATGTTCGATCTGGTGGACGATGTGGAGCGCTACGAGGATTTCCTGCCCTGGGTAAAGCGAAGCCATGAGCGCGAGCGCAGCGAGGATCGGGTCGTTGGCGAACTGCTGTTCTCGAAGGCGGGCTTCGAGAAATCCTTTGTCACCCGCAACCATCGCCACCCCGGAAAACGGATCGAGATCCGCCTGGTCGAGGGTCCGTTCCGGCATCTGGAGGGGGTCTGGCGCTTCGAGCCGATGGGCGATGGCGCCTGCAAGGTCTCGGTGGATCTGGAGTTCGAGTTCTCCAGCCGGCTGCTCGCGATGGCCTTTGGCAAGGTTTTCACACAGGTTGCCGGCACGCTCGTCGATTCGTTCGTGACCCGGGCCAACGCCTGTTACGGGCCGCGCTGA
- a CDS encoding SLC13 family permease, which yields MITIFRNALARIGEDYLLLGLLFALIPLLIIDQPSVGEVVGYVHWQTLMALAGLMLLSAGLASSGFLTHAGGWLLTRMATERRLAWVLVVFSALLAAVVTNDVALFVTVPLTLRLINDNDRLLGRLVIFQAFAVNAGSALTPVGNPQNLLLWRSSPAGFVDFTLAMLPLAGGLLLLVLALVPLAFSARPLLHQASITAERIDRRLATAALIGYPLFLGLVEAGFAPIAVGLMVALVALTRRSVLLNVDWTLLGVFALMFATLGIIADFPAVTDIAHRISQLPGGWLTTGTLLSQVISNVPAAILLDQLTGDWRAVAWGVNVGGFGLAIGSMANLIALRLARRPHLWGAFHAWSIPLVIAGWAVAMLANDV from the coding sequence TTGATCACCATCTTCCGAAACGCCCTCGCCCGGATCGGCGAGGATTATCTCCTGCTGGGCCTGCTATTTGCCCTGATCCCGCTTCTGATCATCGATCAGCCGTCGGTGGGCGAGGTAGTGGGCTACGTGCACTGGCAGACGCTCATGGCGCTGGCCGGCCTGATGCTGCTCAGTGCCGGCCTGGCGTCGAGCGGTTTTCTGACCCATGCCGGGGGCTGGCTGCTCACCCGGATGGCCACCGAGCGGCGGCTGGCATGGGTGCTCGTCGTGTTCTCGGCGCTGCTCGCCGCCGTTGTCACCAACGACGTGGCGCTCTTCGTTACGGTGCCGCTGACGCTTCGGCTGATTAACGACAACGATCGCCTGCTGGGGCGGCTGGTCATCTTCCAGGCGTTCGCCGTCAATGCGGGATCGGCCCTCACACCGGTAGGCAATCCCCAGAATCTGCTGCTGTGGCGATCTTCCCCCGCTGGATTCGTCGACTTCACACTGGCCATGCTTCCCCTCGCCGGCGGGTTGCTACTGCTCGTGCTGGCGCTTGTGCCGCTCGCCTTCAGCGCCCGCCCGCTCCTGCATCAGGCATCGATTACGGCGGAGCGTATCGATCGACGACTGGCTACCGCCGCGCTGATCGGTTACCCATTATTTCTGGGACTGGTCGAGGCGGGATTCGCGCCAATCGCCGTCGGCCTGATGGTCGCCCTCGTTGCTCTCACCCGTCGCAGTGTTCTGCTCAACGTCGACTGGACGCTGCTGGGCGTTTTCGCACTGATGTTCGCAACCCTCGGAATCATCGCCGATTTTCCGGCAGTTACAGACATCGCGCACCGGATCTCGCAGCTACCGGGGGGCTGGCTGACCACCGGGACACTACTCTCGCAGGTCATTTCCAATGTCCCGGCGGCCATCCTCCTGGATCAGCTGACCGGCGACTGGCGGGCCGTTGCCTGGGGGGTGAACGTCGGCGGCTTCGGCCTGGCGATCGGGTCCATGGCCAATCTGATCGCGCTTCGTCTGGCGCGTCGCCCACATTTATGGGGCGCGTTCCACGCGTGGTCGATCCCGCTGGTGATCGCGGGCTGGGCGGTTGCGATGTTGGCCAATGACGTTTAG
- a CDS encoding outer membrane protein assembly factor BamE → MIPVYTGKRIIAATIIATLVAGCTSTVDNLPFLYKPEIRQGTLIDEEAVDKLRPGMTERQVRYVLGPPTIEDPFTDNRWDYVYEVEPRSADVEAVSRRLTLRFDEGGLSGAQGDFVDADHPLSDPTG, encoded by the coding sequence ATGATTCCAGTATATACCGGCAAACGGATCATCGCAGCCACTATTATTGCCACGCTCGTGGCAGGCTGCACCAGCACCGTCGACAACCTTCCTTTCCTCTACAAACCCGAGATCCGTCAGGGCACATTGATCGATGAAGAGGCGGTCGACAAGCTCCGCCCGGGGATGACCGAGCGACAGGTCCGATACGTGCTGGGCCCACCCACTATCGAGGATCCCTTCACCGACAACCGATGGGATTATGTCTACGAGGTCGAACCCCGCAGCGCCGATGTCGAGGCCGTCTCGAGGCGCCTGACGCTTCGGTTCGACGAAGGTGGACTCTCCGGTGCGCAGGGTGATTTCGTTGACGCCGATCACCCGCTGTCCGACCCGACGGGTTAG
- the smpB gene encoding SsrA-binding protein SmpB, translating into MSKKSGKKKSGGDDSSIVVNRRARFEFFIEERFEAGLVLQGWEVKSLRAGRANLTEAYVFIRNGEAFLIGCNLPPLPTASTHIHPDPTRTRKLLLHQKELAKLVGATEQRGYTLVPLDMHWSRGRAKLSIGLAKGKKQHDKRADKKERDWQREKGRLLKHRV; encoded by the coding sequence GTGAGCAAGAAATCAGGCAAAAAGAAATCCGGCGGCGACGACTCGAGCATCGTCGTCAATCGTCGTGCGCGCTTTGAATTCTTCATCGAGGAGCGATTCGAGGCGGGGCTTGTACTGCAGGGCTGGGAGGTCAAGAGCCTGCGTGCCGGGCGTGCCAACCTCACCGAGGCGTATGTTTTCATCCGCAACGGCGAGGCGTTCCTGATCGGGTGCAACCTGCCGCCCCTGCCAACCGCATCGACGCATATCCATCCCGACCCGACGCGGACGCGCAAACTGCTACTCCATCAGAAAGAGCTCGCCAAGCTCGTCGGCGCCACCGAACAGCGCGGTTATACCCTGGTGCCGCTCGACATGCACTGGTCGCGCGGCCGGGCGAAGCTCAGCATCGGGCTTGCCAAGGGCAAGAAGCAGCATGACAAGCGCGCGGACAAGAAGGAACGCGACTGGCAGCGCGAGAAGGGACGCCTGCTCAAGCACCGCGTTTAA